A single genomic interval of Acidobacteriota bacterium harbors:
- a CDS encoding LemA family protein — protein MDGVIEVTGINYRPDGKAEVTVKERTPSSAAFTNRSGRILFAPPETGEKWTWVEFEEGRRFYPVERLFPFVQSELNKRKQTTATSWNVFVASIGKQGEAATKLLETAKAVIKIDIPVAQTVLATRNTLAEAVKENKPEEIISAYAELSAQTDPINSLGDTYTDLKANDAYLRLNDEFKNAVNATNAARKNYVQSVENYNESLVRLPFAYLAYGLQFTRIEPKVVAE, from the coding sequence GTGGACGGCGTCATTGAAGTCACCGGGATCAACTATCGTCCCGATGGAAAAGCCGAAGTGACGGTAAAAGAACGCACTCCGTCCAGTGCGGCATTTACGAATAGATCAGGCCGAATCCTTTTCGCCCCGCCTGAAACAGGCGAAAAATGGACTTGGGTGGAGTTTGAAGAGGGACGGCGTTTTTATCCCGTCGAAAGGCTGTTTCCCTTCGTTCAATCCGAACTCAATAAACGCAAGCAAACGACTGCCACAAGTTGGAACGTATTTGTTGCCTCAATCGGTAAACAGGGAGAGGCCGCAACAAAATTGCTGGAAACAGCCAAAGCCGTGATTAAGATTGATATTCCTGTGGCCCAGACTGTGCTCGCCACACGAAATACACTGGCGGAGGCTGTGAAAGAAAACAAACCGGAAGAGATCATCAGCGCTTATGCTGAGCTATCAGCGCAAACTGATCCGATTAACTCGTTGGGCGATACATACACAGATCTAAAAGCCAACGACGCTTACTTGCGGTTGAACGATGAGTTCAAAAATGCTGTAAATGCAACGAACGCTGCCCGCAAAAATTACGTACAGTCGGTTGAGAATTACAATGAATCGCTGGTGCGTCTGCCTTTTGCGTACCTAGCTTATGGACTTCAATTCACCAGAATTGAGCCAAAAGTGGTGGCAGAATAG
- a CDS encoding branched-chain amino acid transaminase: MSFEKTKWVWQDGKMLPFDEAKIHSTAFGLHYGTGIFEGIRCYDGNIFRLKEHMDRFYASAKVYQLTIDYSPEALNEAICETIRRNSFQNCYIRPTAYSDAGSLGIRSVVPTGINILTWEWPSDFRDKQANGMRVTVSPYRKFHSSMIPTTAKATGNYLNSILAVREAAARGFDEAILLDANGNLAEGAVENIFLIKDGKVLTNDENSSILLGITRDSAIQIARYLGYEVEIRALKLHELLSADEVFLTGTAIEITPVREVDGKIVGNGARGPITEQIQKTFFDIVAGRKPEFKHWLYPVEQKAVAGAVG, encoded by the coding sequence ATGTCTTTCGAGAAAACAAAGTGGGTTTGGCAGGACGGCAAAATGTTGCCGTTCGATGAAGCGAAAATTCATTCCACGGCCTTCGGGCTTCATTACGGCACGGGCATTTTTGAAGGCATTCGATGCTACGACGGCAATATCTTCCGGCTGAAAGAACACATGGATCGGTTTTACGCTTCGGCGAAGGTCTACCAACTGACCATTGATTACTCGCCCGAAGCATTGAACGAGGCCATTTGTGAAACCATTCGCCGCAACAGCTTCCAGAACTGCTACATTCGCCCGACAGCGTATTCCGACGCGGGCAGCTTGGGCATTCGTTCAGTTGTCCCGACCGGAATTAACATTTTGACTTGGGAATGGCCAAGCGATTTTCGCGACAAACAAGCCAATGGCATGCGCGTCACCGTTTCGCCGTATCGCAAATTCCACTCTTCGATGATTCCGACGACCGCCAAAGCGACTGGCAATTATTTGAATTCGATCCTTGCTGTTCGCGAAGCTGCGGCGCGTGGATTTGACGAAGCCATTTTGCTGGACGCCAACGGCAATCTGGCCGAAGGCGCCGTCGAAAACATTTTCCTGATCAAAGACGGCAAAGTGCTGACCAATGACGAAAACTCTTCGATTCTGCTTGGCATCACGCGCGATTCAGCAATTCAGATCGCGCGGTATCTGGGGTACGAAGTCGAAATCCGGGCATTGAAATTGCACGAACTGTTGAGCGCAGACGAAGTGTTTTTGACTGGAACCGCTATTGAAATCACGCCCGTTCGTGAAGTGGACGGCAAAATTGTAGGCAACGGCGCGCGCGGTCCGATCACCGAACAGATTCAAAAGACCTTTTTTGACATCGTTGCCGGACGCAAGCCGGAGTTCAAACACTGGCTCTATCCAGTTGAGCAAAAAGCCGTTGCTGGCGCGGTGGGTTAA
- a CDS encoding peptidylprolyl isomerase: MANRTAVIETSKGTIKFTLYEDLAPITTANFIELAGKKFYDGLKFHRYEPGFVIQGGCPYGTGTGSSDKKIPLEVTPNLKHGEAGAVAMARSSDPNSASCQFYITLGQAAFLDGNYAVFGRVTEGMDVVKTIRAGDVMNSVAIEG, translated from the coding sequence ATGGCAAATCGCACAGCAGTTATCGAAACCAGCAAGGGCACAATCAAGTTCACTCTTTATGAGGACTTGGCGCCGATTACAACTGCCAATTTCATTGAATTGGCCGGGAAAAAATTTTACGACGGGTTGAAATTTCACCGCTACGAACCCGGCTTCGTCATTCAGGGCGGTTGCCCTTATGGCACCGGAACGGGCAGCTCTGATAAGAAAATCCCGCTCGAAGTCACTCCGAACCTAAAACATGGCGAAGCCGGCGCAGTGGCAATGGCTCGTTCATCCGATCCCAACAGCGCCAGTTGTCAGTTTTACATCACGCTGGGACAAGCGGCGTTTTTGGACGGCAACTATGCGGTTTTTGGCCGGGTCACTGAAGGCATGGATGTCGTGAAAACCATTCGCGCCGGTGATGTGATGAACAGTGTCGCCATCGAAGGCTAA
- a CDS encoding 30S ribosomal protein S12 — MPTISQLVRKGRKQVKYKTSSPALQSCPQRRGVCVQVKTQTPKKPNSALRKIARVRLTNSIEVTSYIPGIGHNLQEHSIVLVRGGRVKDLPGVRYHIVRGTLDSAGVANRKQGRSKYGAKRPKEGAAAPAKGGKK, encoded by the coding sequence ATGCCTACGATTAGTCAATTAGTTCGCAAAGGACGCAAACAGGTTAAATACAAAACTTCCAGCCCGGCGCTGCAATCCTGCCCGCAACGGCGCGGCGTGTGTGTTCAGGTGAAAACGCAGACACCGAAGAAGCCGAATTCGGCTTTGCGGAAAATTGCTCGTGTGCGTCTGACGAACAGCATTGAAGTGACTTCTTACATTCCCGGTATTGGCCACAATTTGCAGGAGCACTCGATTGTGCTTGTCCGTGGTGGCCGCGTGAAGGATCTCCCCGGCGTTCGTTACCACATTGTTCGTGGCACATTGGATTCCGCAGGCGTTGCCAATCGTAAGCAGGGCCGGTCGAAATACGGAGCCAAGCGTCCGAAAGAAGGGGCAGCCGCACCCGCCAAGGGAGGCAAGAAGTAA